GCTCTAAACCTGTAATAAATAAAATATTATTTTTATTTCTCTGATAGTTTTCTTCAATGATCTTATATAAATTATCAACAGGTTCTTTTAAGGACAAAGTTTCTATATTCCTGTCGGCAATATCTTCTTTGACTTGAGCAATCAACTGCTCACCCCTTGCCGGAGAACAGCGCACAAATAATATGCTAAAGCCTTCTATAAAATTGAGAGTGCGGACTAGAGCCTTGTATTCTTCCTCTGGTTCCGGTGGTAAATCTTTATCCCAATCAGTTAGTTCCAAGTTCATCATATGACGGGTAAAGTTCTGTAAAAGCATCCTGAAATTCTGTGATTCCTTTTATCAGGGGATGAATATCATACCAACATTTTATTCCCCCTTCTGGATCTAGATAGCGATATTCCAAAATACAACGCTGAAATAATAAAGCCCTATGCATTTCATCATTATCTATTTGTTTTGAATAATAAACTTTAGCAAGTGCTTGCCATTCGTTAGCATAAACAGTATTACGATAAGTATTTCGTGCTTCGCTAATCGACCGTTGTAAAGCTCTGTTGGGAATGGGCAATCTATCAGTATATTTAATTGCTTCCTTCATTAATAGTAACAAATTTCGCACATGACCCCCACTCATCAAGCATAATTTCTCTAATGCTTCTGGCTGCTCAAATAAATTTCGGATAGAAAGATGAGGGTCAATCTGACTAATCCGTTTTTGCAGCACTTCCATAACTTTATCAATTCCGCGTTGGTAGCTTTGATTGTCAGGAGTTTGCACCATAATCATCGGCAACACTTGAGCATCAGCACCATAAATATCTCGCAAATCTGTAGCGCGGTTAGAGTAGACCATTGAAATTGGCACTGTGTAAATCAAATGGCAATCTAAGGCTTTAAGTTGTTCGCTACGGTCTATAAAAATCTGGTCATGATTGCTACGTCCATCTTCTTGAGATATTGGCACAATGCGATCTAGATTGTCAGCAATCACTACCAGTTGCTTATATCCTGGTGGTAAGTGTTTTTTTGCGTCTGTAATAAATTGATTCAACGCCTCAATCAAAGTTGTTGTATGGGGATTCACTCGCTCTCGTATTTTGTGCCGTGAACTTGGTACTGTTCTCAAATTGGCTGTGATTTTGGCAAATAAGGGAATTTGCTGTTCTATACTTAGAGTCTCTAAAGATATATCAGGTGCAAAATCTTTTAAATCTTGCCAACGGGATTTTAACCAATCCAGCAAAGGTACAGGACTAGCATTATCTTTTAATGCTTCTAGTAAGTGTCGTGTACAAGCTAGGAGAATATCCGTATATTGAGTATCTTCTGGATCAACATCTTGTTCATCAGCAGCAAAATAGACAACAAAGCAACCTTGCTCATCTAAAAATTTCTCGAGTCGCAGCAGTTCAGTGGATTTACCTGCACCGCGATGACCTGCATAAAGTTGACAAGTCATCCTATCTGAGTACAAAATTTCTCTACCGACCTCTACCAAGATATCGCCATCTCCCCGCACTTCCCCACAATCTACATAAGCTGGATCTCCTGCGGGTAATGGTCGAAATGGGTCAAAACTGTTGTATATGCGTTTTAAAGTTGCAAAATCTTGCACCATGAGTTGAACTCTTGTCATTTAGCGCTATATTAACCTGAAGTTTCCAATCTCCCCTTAAAAACGATAAACAAATTAGGAAAGCAAGGTTTTTATATTTGCCTGCGAGTTTCCAACACTCATTCACTAAGTTCTAATACTCGTCTTTGAGTTTTCAACACTCATCCACCCAATTTTCAGACTCGTTCACAAATTTCCAAGACTCATTCATGAGTTTCTGATACTCGCAAGCGAGTTCCAAAGACTCGTTGACGAGTTTCTGATACTCATCCACGAGTTCCAAAGACTCGTTGACGAGGTTTTGATACTCATCCACGAGTTCCAAAGACTCGTTGACGAGGTTTTGATACTCATCCACGAGTTCCAAAGACTCGTTGACAAGCTTCTGAGACTCGTCCGCGAATATCAAACACTCATTCACGAGAGAACTAACAGGAAACGTGAGAATTTCTGCTTCCCTCTTGCACAAGACGAGTTTGGTATAAGCTTTTCCGCCAC
The sequence above is a segment of the Mastigocladopsis repens PCC 10914 genome. Coding sequences within it:
- a CDS encoding ATP-binding protein, coding for MVQDFATLKRIYNSFDPFRPLPAGDPAYVDCGEVRGDGDILVEVGREILYSDRMTCQLYAGHRGAGKSTELLRLEKFLDEQGCFVVYFAADEQDVDPEDTQYTDILLACTRHLLEALKDNASPVPLLDWLKSRWQDLKDFAPDISLETLSIEQQIPLFAKITANLRTVPSSRHKIRERVNPHTTTLIEALNQFITDAKKHLPPGYKQLVVIADNLDRIVPISQEDGRSNHDQIFIDRSEQLKALDCHLIYTVPISMVYSNRATDLRDIYGADAQVLPMIMVQTPDNQSYQRGIDKVMEVLQKRISQIDPHLSIRNLFEQPEALEKLCLMSGGHVRNLLLLMKEAIKYTDRLPIPNRALQRSISEARNTYRNTVYANEWQALAKVYYSKQIDNDEMHRALLFQRCILEYRYLDPEGGIKCWYDIHPLIKGITEFQDAFTELYPSYDELGTN